One region of Jonesiaceae bacterium BS-20 genomic DNA includes:
- a CDS encoding trehalose-6-phosphate synthase yields the protein MSKTGFDLVVISNRLPVDCQISDSGELSWTRSPGGLVTALDPVMRGADAAWVGWSGGIDQELEPFDADGTFLVPVPLSEIEVEEFYEGFSNDTLWPLYHDVITPPTYHRHWWNTYQRINKRFAEAAAAQAAQNATVWVHDYQLQLVPTLLRQLRPDLRIGFFNHIPFPPLELFQQLPWRRQILDGLLGADVIGFQRPGDASNFLRSVSRLTGVKARSNVFTIASEEGRRTIKAAAFPISIDSKSFDQLAKDPDVIARSKEIRTELGNPETIMLGVDRLDYTKGIRHRIKAYGELLEEGRITVDKCVMIQVASPSRENVAAYQDLREQVELLTGRINGEFGEFGHTAIHYLHHSYPAEEMAALYLAADVMLVTSLRDGMNLVAKEYVAARGNLLGALVLSEFTGAADQLGGALMVNPHDIEGMKNAYVHGAEMEPAEARRRMRRMRRKVMQDDVDKWSHAFLSAVEEITSLNAAQWALTYDADRSDNGNGNHNGGGSQ from the coding sequence ATGAGCAAAACAGGTTTTGACCTTGTTGTCATTTCAAACCGACTTCCCGTCGACTGCCAAATCTCGGATTCTGGAGAGCTGAGTTGGACTCGTTCTCCCGGTGGATTAGTCACCGCGCTTGACCCGGTAATGCGCGGCGCAGATGCCGCTTGGGTGGGTTGGAGCGGCGGAATTGATCAGGAACTCGAGCCGTTCGATGCCGATGGCACGTTTCTCGTTCCCGTTCCGCTGTCGGAGATCGAGGTCGAGGAATTTTACGAGGGGTTCTCCAATGACACCCTGTGGCCTCTGTACCACGACGTCATCACCCCGCCCACGTACCACCGGCACTGGTGGAACACCTACCAGCGGATCAACAAGCGCTTTGCGGAAGCCGCGGCCGCGCAGGCGGCCCAAAATGCCACGGTGTGGGTCCACGATTACCAACTACAACTCGTGCCCACGCTGCTTCGGCAGCTGCGCCCGGACTTACGGATTGGGTTCTTCAACCACATTCCGTTCCCTCCCCTCGAGTTGTTTCAGCAGCTTCCATGGCGGCGCCAGATCCTTGACGGGCTGCTGGGCGCGGATGTCATTGGCTTCCAACGCCCCGGCGATGCCTCAAACTTCTTGCGCTCGGTCAGTCGCCTAACTGGCGTCAAGGCACGGTCCAACGTTTTCACGATCGCTAGCGAAGAGGGACGCCGCACCATCAAGGCCGCCGCTTTCCCGATCTCGATCGACTCCAAATCGTTTGACCAACTTGCCAAGGACCCGGACGTTATTGCGCGGTCCAAAGAGATTCGCACAGAGCTTGGCAACCCAGAAACCATCATGCTGGGTGTCGACCGCTTGGACTACACCAAGGGCATCCGGCACCGCATTAAGGCCTACGGCGAACTCCTTGAGGAAGGACGCATCACCGTTGACAAGTGCGTCATGATTCAAGTGGCAAGTCCCAGCCGCGAGAACGTAGCTGCCTACCAGGATCTGCGTGAGCAAGTGGAACTACTAACCGGTCGCATCAACGGTGAGTTTGGCGAGTTTGGGCACACCGCGATTCACTACCTGCACCATTCCTACCCTGCCGAGGAAATGGCGGCCCTGTATCTAGCCGCTGACGTCATGCTCGTAACTTCGCTGCGTGACGGCATGAACCTCGTAGCCAAGGAATACGTTGCGGCCCGCGGTAATCTCTTGGGCGCGCTCGTACTGTCCGAGTTCACGGGGGCGGCCGATCAGCTCGGTGGCGCGCTCATGGTCAACCCGCACGACATTGAGGGCATGAAGAACGCCTACGTGCACGGCGCGGAGATGGAACCGGCCGAGGCAAGGCGTCGCATGCGCAGAATGCGACGCAAGGTCATGCAAGACGACGTAGACAAGTGGTCGCATGCGTTCTTGTCCGCCGTCGAGGAAATCACCTCCCTCAACGCAGCCCAGTGGGCACTCACGTATGACGCAGACCGCTCCGACAACGGGAATGGAAACCACAATGGCGGTGGTTCCCAGTGA
- a CDS encoding protein kinase gives MERMGLEPGTAIGGYTIVSQLGSGAMGVVYKAVDDGGHAVAFKVLRSDVIDKEELRKRLVREAAALQKVKHEAVAAMLDAETESDETFIVTELIEGPTLDSYVADNGPLNPDELLHTAQRLAGALSAVHGADVVHRDMKPNNVLMGHDGAVLIDFGIAHGMEDPRLTATGMVIGTPGYLAPELVTGASPSADTDWWGWAAVLVFAATGRPPFGTGGYELVIARAMTGKADVDGLDRRIAVALRGALAVRAEHRWSAQEVIAELEDAAKFPGAEEQFLDASTDVDPTQVLSALEIAAHEADLDREDGAAFAPAPRRLPDDDATRVTPVATSVMPVQMAAPQSFAPSPNGAYSHPNQQNTGNLNGYQQYATQQYQGQQPPQAWPQQAGGQQPNAHMPQQYAAQPEGQPGWLGGVEQGPGEPQFGDQQLAPQFYQRPKLRPRPLIFGTAALAVIALGARQPYDTLIITLLALFVFSVTGAIWDAFHTRREYKGKTKHEVMMAVLWFPWRVIRGALGIALTLLLGLAAAVPVGAGMLWGFQTMGNDASGTASTGQYMLTLAVMWVILLSLMWFGPLPRNTREGGRYFMQVVVPGKIATAVLVGILALALGFGAVTILDGSIIEWSPLQEAPRIP, from the coding sequence ATGGAACGTATGGGGTTGGAACCGGGAACTGCAATTGGTGGTTACACCATTGTGTCGCAGTTGGGCTCGGGCGCAATGGGAGTGGTCTACAAGGCCGTTGATGACGGTGGCCATGCGGTTGCGTTTAAAGTCTTGCGCTCCGACGTCATAGATAAAGAAGAGTTGCGCAAGCGGTTAGTGCGGGAAGCTGCTGCCTTGCAGAAGGTGAAGCACGAGGCCGTTGCGGCCATGCTCGACGCCGAAACGGAATCCGACGAGACCTTTATAGTTACTGAACTTATTGAGGGTCCGACCCTCGATTCTTATGTGGCAGACAACGGGCCGTTGAACCCGGATGAACTATTGCATACCGCCCAGCGGTTGGCCGGTGCGCTCAGCGCCGTCCACGGAGCGGACGTAGTGCACCGGGACATGAAGCCAAACAATGTTCTCATGGGCCACGATGGTGCCGTCCTGATTGACTTTGGTATTGCCCATGGCATGGAGGATCCGCGCCTGACAGCCACAGGAATGGTGATTGGGACTCCCGGTTACCTAGCGCCCGAGCTGGTCACGGGGGCGTCTCCGAGCGCTGATACGGACTGGTGGGGGTGGGCCGCGGTGCTCGTTTTTGCCGCCACTGGGCGTCCGCCATTTGGGACCGGCGGATATGAACTGGTCATTGCCAGGGCTATGACTGGCAAAGCCGATGTCGATGGACTTGACCGTCGCATTGCCGTGGCTTTGCGCGGCGCGCTCGCGGTTCGTGCGGAACATCGTTGGAGCGCGCAAGAGGTAATCGCAGAGTTGGAAGACGCGGCAAAGTTCCCGGGTGCGGAAGAACAATTTCTCGATGCCAGTACGGACGTTGACCCCACCCAGGTACTGAGCGCTTTGGAGATTGCCGCGCATGAAGCAGACCTGGATCGAGAGGACGGGGCTGCGTTCGCACCGGCCCCGAGGCGCCTTCCTGATGATGACGCCACGAGGGTGACGCCGGTGGCTACCTCGGTCATGCCCGTCCAAATGGCCGCGCCGCAGAGCTTTGCACCGAGTCCAAATGGTGCGTACTCCCATCCAAACCAGCAGAACACAGGCAATCTAAACGGCTATCAGCAGTATGCGACCCAGCAATATCAGGGTCAACAGCCACCGCAGGCCTGGCCTCAGCAAGCGGGTGGCCAGCAGCCAAACGCCCACATGCCGCAGCAGTATGCCGCACAACCAGAGGGGCAGCCTGGCTGGCTGGGGGGAGTAGAACAGGGGCCTGGCGAACCTCAATTTGGTGACCAGCAGCTTGCTCCGCAGTTCTACCAGCGGCCCAAACTAAGGCCGCGTCCGCTCATCTTTGGAACGGCCGCACTTGCCGTCATAGCGCTTGGCGCCCGCCAACCCTATGACACCTTGATCATTACGCTCTTGGCCTTGTTTGTATTTTCTGTCACCGGTGCAATCTGGGATGCGTTCCATACGCGCCGCGAGTACAAGGGTAAAACCAAGCATGAGGTCATGATGGCCGTCTTATGGTTTCCGTGGCGAGTAATCCGCGGCGCCCTTGGCATTGCCTTGACCCTGTTACTGGGGTTGGCCGCAGCCGTTCCGGTAGGTGCCGGAATGCTCTGGGGTTTCCAAACAATGGGCAATGACGCGTCCGGCACCGCCTCGACCGGTCAGTACATGTTGACCCTGGCCGTGATGTGGGTGATCCTGCTCAGCCTGATGTGGTTTGGGCCATTGCCACGTAACACCCGTGAAGGCGGACGGTATTTCATGCAGGTGGTGGTTCCCGGTAAGATTGCGACCGCGGTATTGGTTGGAATACTGGCGCTCGCTCTTGGATTTGGTGCGGTGACAATCCTGGACGGCAGCATTATCGAATGGTCTCCCCTTCAGGAAGCACCCAGAATTCCCTAA
- a CDS encoding thioredoxin domain-containing protein, which yields MTKESPVSDKAQRREEARQKALQLQQEQLKREKRSRLIILSAIVAGAILLGGLIYFILSKAPSDLAGIEKLPSDVTAPAVAEADGAIIFAADGVDEATTPVLDVYLDFMCNHCATFEQVNAEYIGKAVADGDIIYRAHPISILGSQHATKIASTFVALADTATQEQALAFAAEGFARQNSAGLTAQQMQDIAVSLGVDEKVAKEAASGKYERFIEAASQITLNNKSLRDEKGGFGTPSVFINGERSDVNWSNPAGLPAAIQTAAEAMAEGPATE from the coding sequence ATGACCAAGGAATCACCGGTTTCAGACAAGGCACAGCGCCGCGAGGAAGCCCGTCAAAAAGCTCTTCAACTCCAACAGGAACAACTCAAACGTGAGAAGCGCTCGCGGTTGATTATTCTTAGCGCGATCGTAGCTGGCGCAATCTTGCTGGGTGGGTTGATCTACTTCATCTTGTCCAAGGCACCGAGCGACCTGGCCGGAATTGAAAAACTCCCCAGTGACGTCACTGCCCCAGCGGTAGCCGAGGCTGACGGCGCAATCATCTTTGCCGCCGATGGTGTAGATGAGGCGACCACCCCGGTCTTAGATGTCTACCTGGACTTCATGTGTAACCACTGCGCGACCTTTGAACAGGTCAACGCGGAGTACATTGGCAAGGCAGTGGCCGACGGTGACATCATTTACCGGGCGCACCCAATCTCCATCTTGGGCTCGCAGCACGCTACCAAGATTGCATCGACCTTTGTAGCCCTTGCCGATACCGCAACCCAAGAGCAGGCCCTTGCGTTTGCCGCTGAAGGATTTGCTCGCCAAAACAGTGCCGGCCTTACCGCCCAACAAATGCAAGACATTGCAGTAAGCCTTGGCGTTGATGAAAAGGTCGCTAAGGAAGCAGCCTCCGGCAAGTATGAGCGCTTCATTGAGGCCGCCTCACAGATTACTTTGAACAACAAATCCCTGCGGGATGAAAAGGGCGGTTTTGGTACCCCATCCGTCTTCATCAACGGTGAGCGTTCAGACGTGAACTGGTCCAATCCTGCGGGTCTACCAGCGGCTATACAAACGGCTGCCGAGGCTATGGCCGAAGGTCCAGCCACCGAATAG
- a CDS encoding TetR/AcrR family transcriptional regulator: MSQPTQGRPRDHETTERIIKAAAEQILEGGFDALNYEALAVTAKTSRTTIYRRWPTKLDLGIEVMERLAQIGTKPDTGSVAADLTEHSLQTTRNHNLVASAANPADIWASILNPSLAGAYHERIGQFRRENGREIIAAGVSRGELPENVDADLILDAMAGFVLFRNAFSSRQLEADQVRSLAHALCQAPPLVS; this comes from the coding sequence TTGTCACAGCCCACGCAAGGTCGACCTAGAGACCATGAAACTACAGAACGGATTATCAAGGCCGCTGCCGAGCAGATCCTCGAGGGTGGCTTCGATGCGCTCAACTATGAGGCGCTTGCGGTAACAGCCAAGACCAGCCGCACAACCATCTACCGCCGCTGGCCAACCAAGCTTGACCTAGGCATCGAGGTCATGGAGAGGCTGGCCCAGATTGGCACAAAACCCGACACCGGCAGCGTCGCGGCTGACTTGACCGAGCACAGTCTGCAGACCACCCGCAATCACAATTTAGTCGCTTCTGCAGCCAATCCCGCAGATATCTGGGCTTCCATTCTCAATCCGAGCTTAGCTGGCGCCTATCACGAACGAATTGGCCAGTTCCGGCGAGAAAACGGTAGGGAAATAATCGCGGCCGGGGTTTCTCGTGGGGAACTGCCTGAAAATGTTGACGCCGATCTTATTTTAGATGCGATGGCTGGCTTTGTGCTGTTCCGTAACGCGTTCTCTTCCCGTCAGCTCGAGGCGGATCAAGTCCGCTCACTTGCCCATGCGCTGTGCCAGGCTCCACCTCTTGTGAGCTAG
- a CDS encoding DUF3817 domain-containing protein, giving the protein MKMSPRSLYHTVSIAEAITWTLLILGMLMKYVLDAGNLGVRIGGSLHGLVFLTYMATAVVVGWNQRWSIGQIIFAVATAIVPYATIPFDRSLKRKEMLNGDWRSVATESAKDKHWFNSAMLWFLKHPVLFFVTLIVLIAAAMSVLLYLGPPNTWGKN; this is encoded by the coding sequence ATGAAGATGTCCCCCCGTTCGCTCTACCACACGGTCTCAATCGCCGAGGCGATCACCTGGACACTGCTGATTTTGGGCATGCTCATGAAATACGTTCTCGATGCCGGAAACCTTGGCGTCCGGATCGGCGGGTCCCTGCACGGTCTAGTCTTCTTGACCTACATGGCCACCGCCGTTGTTGTCGGCTGGAACCAGCGGTGGAGCATCGGGCAAATCATTTTTGCAGTCGCAACCGCGATCGTTCCCTACGCAACGATTCCGTTTGACCGCTCACTTAAGCGCAAGGAAATGCTCAATGGCGACTGGCGCTCAGTAGCAACTGAAAGCGCCAAGGACAAGCACTGGTTTAACTCCGCGATGCTGTGGTTTTTGAAGCACCCGGTGCTATTTTTTGTCACCTTGATCGTGCTGATCGCAGCGGCTATGTCCGTGTTGCTGTACCTTGGACCGCCAAACACGTGGGGCAAAAACTAG
- a CDS encoding SGNH/GDSL hydrolase family protein: MIDNPSVAGAQSRSAVPSWSSYVAIGDSFSEGLWDIVPERPDQCRGWADLTALTMSARRQAAGLEPLKYANLAIRGKVLRAIIDEQLDAALAMKPGLISIIGGGNDILRPNVDIDSIAAHLDHAVATARAAGVDVLMGTGTDFGGHGSLALTRSRVALFNAHIWSIAAHRGAYVQDMWGTRAIADPRLWADDRIHLTTEGHYRAADIALVGLRLRPENPRYRIPLEPAPESGLKERALENLDWAKVHVGPWVKRRLTGTSSGDTRTAKYPTLEDIV; this comes from the coding sequence GTGATTGATAATCCTTCTGTAGCTGGTGCCCAGTCCCGTTCTGCGGTCCCATCATGGTCGTCGTATGTTGCTATTGGCGACTCGTTTTCGGAGGGGCTTTGGGACATCGTTCCCGAGCGCCCGGACCAATGCCGCGGTTGGGCTGACCTGACCGCTTTGACAATGTCTGCGCGGCGTCAGGCGGCCGGACTTGAGCCGCTGAAATACGCAAACTTGGCGATCCGGGGCAAAGTCCTACGCGCAATCATTGACGAGCAGCTCGATGCCGCCCTCGCGATGAAGCCCGGACTTATTTCAATTATTGGTGGCGGAAACGATATTCTGCGTCCCAACGTTGACATTGACTCAATCGCTGCGCACTTAGACCACGCGGTAGCGACGGCTCGTGCAGCCGGGGTCGACGTTCTGATGGGCACCGGAACCGACTTTGGTGGGCACGGATCGCTCGCCCTCACGCGCTCCCGGGTAGCTCTATTCAACGCCCACATTTGGTCCATTGCCGCGCACCGGGGGGCGTATGTACAGGACATGTGGGGCACTAGAGCGATTGCAGATCCGCGGCTCTGGGCCGATGACCGCATTCACCTCACGACCGAAGGACATTACCGGGCCGCCGATATTGCGCTTGTTGGACTGCGCCTACGCCCAGAAAACCCGCGTTACCGCATCCCATTGGAGCCGGCACCGGAGTCCGGTTTGAAGGAACGGGCCCTCGAGAACCTCGATTGGGCAAAGGTCCACGTGGGGCCCTGGGTTAAACGACGGTTGACAGGAACGTCCTCCGGTGACACCCGAACGGCCAAATATCCGACCCTTGAGGATATTGTGTAA
- a CDS encoding uracil-DNA glycosylase, translating to MTRFEIAADWAQALAPVQPTVDRLLDQLYEPSGRAPDCDAPVTLPARDHVLRAFSLPLAQVKAVIVGQDPYPTPGNSMGLAFSVQPSAAIPRSLVNIFKELNTDLGLPIPTSGDLTPWHSQGVLLLNRVLTVPAGTAGGHRKIGWEDVTSQALTALANRGGPLVAILWGKDAEKAGELLHDVPKIISAHPSPLSARRGFFGSRPFSRANAHLVAQGGQPVDWRLSDSPIHGQQLLFDLE from the coding sequence GTGACTCGCTTTGAAATTGCGGCCGATTGGGCACAGGCCCTAGCCCCGGTACAGCCCACCGTTGACCGGCTCTTGGACCAGTTATATGAACCGTCCGGCAGGGCACCGGACTGCGACGCTCCAGTTACGTTACCGGCGCGAGATCACGTACTACGCGCATTTTCGCTCCCCCTTGCCCAGGTGAAGGCCGTCATTGTGGGGCAAGATCCTTACCCCACTCCGGGCAATTCCATGGGCTTGGCATTCTCGGTTCAACCCTCGGCTGCCATCCCCCGTTCACTCGTCAATATTTTTAAGGAGCTCAACACCGACTTAGGCCTCCCTATCCCAACCAGTGGTGACCTCACCCCTTGGCACAGCCAAGGGGTCTTGCTGCTCAACCGAGTGCTGACGGTTCCGGCGGGAACTGCTGGCGGGCATCGGAAAATTGGTTGGGAAGACGTGACCAGCCAGGCGCTCACGGCCTTAGCAAACCGCGGCGGCCCACTCGTTGCAATCTTGTGGGGCAAGGATGCGGAAAAGGCAGGCGAGCTCCTACATGATGTCCCCAAGATTATCTCCGCGCACCCCAGCCCATTGTCGGCGCGGCGCGGATTCTTTGGTTCCCGCCCTTTCTCGAGGGCAAACGCGCACTTGGTGGCGCAAGGCGGCCAGCCTGTTGATTGGCGGTTGAGCGACTCACCGATCCATGGCCAACAGTTGTTATTCGATCTCGAGTAG
- a CDS encoding DUF3263 domain-containing protein: MSEEKNLADSAVERNIANELSEQQAKILAFEKKFFKYAGVKERAIAQELGLTPVQYYQQVSALLDLPAAYAAEPMLVARLQELRNSRQRRKVF, encoded by the coding sequence GTGAGTGAAGAAAAGAATTTGGCGGACTCGGCCGTCGAACGGAACATCGCGAATGAACTTTCCGAGCAGCAAGCCAAAATCTTGGCATTTGAAAAGAAGTTCTTCAAGTACGCGGGTGTCAAAGAACGGGCAATCGCACAAGAACTGGGGCTAACCCCCGTGCAGTACTACCAACAGGTAAGCGCTTTGCTGGATCTCCCCGCGGCTTATGCGGCCGAGCCAATGTTGGTGGCTAGACTCCAAGAACTTCGCAATTCGCGCCAACGCCGCAAGGTATTCTAG
- a CDS encoding LytR C-terminal domain-containing protein — protein MSKQHDDFPIDEFETPQLEFRRPGVHRTKKSVWRKVMPFLLVTVLCAALGVGSVFLLTRNPDSRVAEYLGEVAGTESASPEPSQSPAEEPADEEPAADSDAGEGTIDEPVDTPSEEPTADPSDQPTTEPTGEPTEPATAEIDRTSSVRVLNAGARQGTAGALATKFKNDGWTTVEAANFEGNRPSSSVVYYRGSENLANAEHIAELAGISNLLEVDSLRADISVILLRQ, from the coding sequence GTGAGCAAACAGCATGACGATTTCCCCATTGATGAGTTCGAAACCCCACAACTGGAGTTCCGGCGCCCCGGAGTGCACCGCACAAAGAAGAGCGTCTGGCGTAAGGTGATGCCGTTTCTGCTCGTCACGGTGCTGTGCGCAGCGCTAGGCGTGGGATCCGTATTCCTACTCACTCGTAATCCAGATTCCAGAGTTGCAGAGTATCTGGGCGAGGTAGCCGGAACCGAGAGTGCCTCTCCTGAACCATCGCAATCGCCTGCAGAAGAGCCCGCAGATGAGGAACCGGCAGCGGACAGCGACGCCGGTGAAGGGACAATCGACGAACCGGTTGACACCCCAAGCGAGGAGCCAACGGCCGATCCTAGCGATCAACCAACGACGGAACCTACCGGTGAACCAACCGAGCCGGCCACCGCTGAGATCGACCGGACGTCATCCGTGCGTGTCTTGAATGCGGGGGCTCGTCAGGGAACGGCCGGAGCACTCGCAACAAAGTTCAAGAACGATGGTTGGACTACCGTTGAAGCTGCCAACTTTGAGGGCAACCGTCCTAGCTCTTCTGTGGTCTACTACCGCGGAAGTGAAAACCTAGCTAATGCCGAGCACATTGCGGAACTTGCAGGTATTTCCAACCTGCTCGAAGTTGATTCCTTGCGGGCAGATATCTCCGTGATCCTGCTCCGCCAGTAG
- a CDS encoding cold-shock protein produces the protein MAQGTVKWFNSEKGFGFITPASGDQDLFVHFSAIQVDGYRSLEEGQEVEFEVGQGAKGPQAEQVRPL, from the coding sequence ATGGCACAGGGAACCGTCAAATGGTTCAACTCTGAAAAGGGTTTTGGATTCATCACACCGGCATCCGGGGATCAAGACTTGTTTGTGCACTTCAGTGCCATTCAAGTTGATGGATACCGCAGCCTAGAAGAGGGACAAGAGGTTGAGTTTGAGGTAGGCCAAGGTGCCAAGGGGCCTCAGGCAGAGCAGGTACGCCCCCTGTAA
- a CDS encoding NAD(P)/FAD-dependent oxidoreductase, with amino-acid sequence MSTEFDAVVVGSGPNGLAAAVILARAGLAVTVLEAQPTYGGGARTVDLGLASGVVHDLCSAVHPMGVSSPFMVDFDLAARGVELLEPEVQYAQPLDNGRAGLAYRDVERTARELGPDAAAWMSLMGPLAKRPDAVIGAALSDKRSLPPQMLKNLYGIARFGLAVAEQGTPLWNLRFKDDVAPALLSGVAAHAINTLPSMGGGGTAIMLGALAHSHGWPIPRGGTGTITEALVADLEAHGGQVWTDHPVRSRADLPTAKAYLFDTTPAGALEILGQEIPGPLAQKLARFKYGNAAAKVDFVISEPVPWTNPGVGKSGTVHIGGTRADLVRGERQIAEGKFPDQPVVLLSDPSVVDEGRIHDGLRPLWTYAHVPAGSTTDPTEAITRQIERFAPGFRDTIVASHAVPAAEMAKDNANYIGGDIAAGAATLWQMFARPTPTANPYSLGSRGMYLCSSSTPPGPGVHGLSGKFAAKRVLKEVFGIKDLPNLAP; translated from the coding sequence ATGAGCACCGAATTTGATGCCGTAGTTGTGGGTTCAGGTCCCAATGGATTAGCCGCTGCAGTTATTTTGGCTCGCGCCGGGCTGGCCGTGACGGTCCTTGAAGCGCAACCCACATACGGGGGAGGCGCCCGCACCGTTGATCTTGGTTTAGCTAGCGGGGTTGTTCATGACCTGTGCTCGGCTGTCCACCCCATGGGGGTTTCTTCCCCGTTCATGGTCGATTTTGATCTGGCCGCGCGTGGGGTTGAGTTGCTCGAGCCCGAGGTGCAATACGCCCAGCCTCTTGACAATGGCCGTGCCGGGTTGGCATACCGGGACGTGGAACGTACCGCGCGGGAATTAGGCCCCGATGCCGCGGCTTGGATGAGCTTGATGGGCCCGCTGGCGAAACGGCCGGACGCGGTCATTGGGGCGGCACTTTCAGACAAGCGTAGTTTACCGCCACAAATGTTAAAGAATCTGTACGGTATTGCTCGTTTTGGGTTAGCCGTCGCTGAACAGGGGACCCCGCTATGGAACCTGCGATTCAAAGATGACGTAGCGCCCGCACTCTTGAGTGGGGTCGCCGCCCATGCCATCAATACGCTGCCTTCCATGGGGGGTGGCGGCACCGCAATCATGCTGGGAGCTCTGGCCCACTCCCACGGGTGGCCCATTCCACGTGGCGGGACAGGAACGATCACAGAGGCTCTCGTAGCGGACCTAGAAGCACACGGAGGACAGGTCTGGACGGATCATCCGGTGCGCTCACGTGCTGACCTGCCAACGGCCAAGGCCTACCTATTCGACACCACCCCAGCAGGTGCTCTGGAAATTCTTGGGCAAGAGATTCCGGGACCGCTGGCGCAAAAACTTGCCCGGTTCAAATACGGCAATGCCGCCGCCAAAGTGGATTTTGTTATTTCTGAGCCGGTTCCTTGGACTAACCCCGGGGTGGGTAAGTCGGGCACCGTCCACATAGGCGGAACACGCGCCGATCTTGTCCGTGGAGAACGACAAATCGCTGAGGGGAAGTTTCCGGATCAACCGGTTGTCCTGTTGAGTGATCCGAGCGTGGTGGACGAGGGGCGTATCCATGATGGGCTGCGTCCGCTGTGGACCTATGCCCACGTTCCAGCTGGTTCGACTACGGACCCCACCGAGGCTATTACACGCCAAATTGAACGGTTTGCGCCCGGGTTTAGAGACACCATTGTGGCTTCACATGCGGTGCCAGCGGCTGAGATGGCCAAGGATAATGCCAACTACATTGGGGGAGACATTGCGGCAGGTGCGGCAACCCTATGGCAGATGTTTGCCCGGCCAACACCAACCGCTAATCCCTACTCGCTAGGATCCAGGGGAATGTACCTGTGTTCCTCATCGACGCCTCCGGGACCAGGGGTGCATGGTTTGTCTGGAAAGTTTGCGGCTAAAAGGGTGCTCAAAGAGGTATTTGGGATCAAGGACTTACCAAACTTGGCACCCTAA
- a CDS encoding GyrI-like domain-containing protein yields the protein MSQAPNHAPNQDSKVPESPGTNLEVVLTEPVRDKSPESLVAMIRQVVPLAGVPQFFDRAYTEIVAALHRVHRSPTGPPLGVSYGLPGETIDLGAAFPIATAIPQDGDVTTVTIPACEVATLTVHGAYDQISSGYDRLLTFINEIGMQPGPVAWEEYLTMPEPGGNPTLNVTQLRWMLV from the coding sequence ATGAGTCAAGCCCCTAACCACGCCCCAAACCAAGACTCGAAGGTTCCGGAGAGTCCCGGAACCAACCTGGAAGTGGTGCTGACGGAACCGGTACGGGACAAGAGTCCTGAGAGTTTGGTGGCGATGATCCGGCAAGTGGTACCGCTTGCCGGAGTTCCACAATTTTTCGATCGAGCATACACCGAGATTGTGGCAGCGCTTCACCGGGTTCACCGATCACCCACGGGTCCGCCCTTAGGGGTGAGCTATGGCTTGCCAGGCGAGACCATCGATCTGGGTGCCGCTTTTCCAATTGCCACCGCAATACCTCAAGATGGCGATGTAACGACCGTGACGATCCCGGCTTGTGAGGTTGCAACGTTGACGGTCCACGGTGCCTACGATCAGATCAGCTCGGGTTATGACCGGTTGCTGACCTTTATTAATGAAATCGGAATGCAGCCGGGCCCGGTGGCCTGGGAGGAGTACCTCACCATGCCGGAGCCCGGCGGCAACCCAACATTGAACGTTACACAGCTGCGCTGGATGCTGGTTTGA